From the Leptospira biflexa serovar Patoc strain 'Patoc 1 (Paris)' genome, one window contains:
- a CDS encoding TetR family transcriptional regulator, translated as MKPGIRDTKKQITHTNLLESALELMGEEKGLGDLSLREVTAKAGIVPAAFYRHFKSMEELGLHLVEECGNRIQMIVGDARTKGAYRSALQLTIGYFFDYVTTHRSRFRFIARERTGGNRKIREKIREAMGRIAGELAKDMRMPKSLSKDDTLFASELIVSLCFQMASDYLDLDPEEHFEMRKLKVKTIKQVRLVFIGTIRGRKHKHRSSHKAMG; from the coding sequence ATGAAACCAGGCATCCGAGACACAAAAAAACAAATCACGCACACAAACCTGCTAGAAAGCGCCCTCGAGCTGATGGGAGAAGAGAAGGGATTGGGCGACCTGAGCCTCAGAGAAGTCACAGCAAAGGCTGGAATCGTTCCTGCGGCCTTCTACCGACATTTTAAATCCATGGAAGAACTAGGCCTACACTTGGTGGAAGAATGTGGGAATCGCATCCAAATGATCGTAGGAGATGCGAGGACAAAAGGTGCCTACCGGTCTGCCCTACAACTCACCATAGGGTATTTTTTCGATTACGTCACAACGCACCGCTCTCGTTTTCGATTCATTGCCAGAGAACGGACAGGGGGAAACCGTAAAATTCGGGAAAAGATCCGAGAGGCGATGGGAAGGATTGCAGGGGAATTGGCCAAGGACATGCGGATGCCAAAGTCCTTAAGCAAAGATGATACATTATTTGCGTCCGAACTCATCGTGAGTTTATGCTTTCAAATGGCATCTGATTATTTGGATTTGGATCCAGAAGAACATTTTGAGATGCGAAAGTTAAAAGTGAAAACGATCAAACAAGTTCGGTTGGTTTTCATAGGAACGATCCGAGGAAGGAAACACAAACATAGATCGAGCCATAAAGCAATGGGTTAA
- a CDS encoding PAS domain S-box protein — protein sequence MPTTEIKHSLGHILLVEDEAILAVSQAEFLKLKGYSVQHVSTSLDAIDCISSGESVDLILMDINLSDELDGIQLAKKILEIKEIPILFVSGYSDQKILNRVADLKHYGFIPKISSPDIVECMIKSALKLHAVEQSLTFREKELRITFESMGDGLIVLTREGQIREINQKALDMLGYHKMEVMNKDLSSFLFLVQAESRMRVSYSFDHQSESFVEPKRRNNLIIIASNGRETNVTETVSPILDSNKILNGIVIVFRENPESQILVPPKDGESLYAKVFQLSPIAMAISTIKDGTYLDINPAMEAIFRFEKSKVIGKKTDEFKDWCVPEQIQKLNEVYRENGRLAGERMSVQHPDGVHHEVLVFSQAIEISGERFILWFNLDVSKILDIEGRLAKSLEEKDVLLKELQHRVKNTLAIISGLLNLESFKVENELAKQSFLNAQSRIMSMSKVYENLYQSADLESVDLRKYIEDLVYSLHDIFVLNPSKIRFDVKLDDIRLDLKRTLPLGLILNELLTNALKYAYPNEKGGDIRIQLTKSNENVMLTVGDDGVGLPESVNIEKGNHFGYELIRSLTSQLKGVFSSVSKKGEGLNIMISFPVHTKD from the coding sequence ATGCCAACCACTGAAATCAAACATAGTTTAGGTCACATCCTGCTCGTCGAGGATGAAGCTATTTTGGCAGTTTCTCAGGCAGAATTTCTCAAACTCAAAGGATACTCTGTGCAACATGTTTCCACTTCTTTAGATGCCATTGATTGTATCTCTTCTGGTGAATCAGTGGATCTAATTCTTATGGATATCAATCTCTCCGATGAGTTAGATGGGATCCAATTAGCCAAAAAAATATTAGAAATCAAAGAAATCCCCATTCTTTTTGTGAGTGGTTACTCAGACCAAAAGATTTTGAACCGAGTTGCTGATTTAAAACATTATGGTTTCATTCCTAAAATCTCGAGTCCAGATATTGTGGAATGTATGATCAAGTCTGCTTTGAAACTCCATGCCGTTGAGCAAAGTTTGACATTCCGAGAAAAAGAACTTCGGATTACATTTGAATCCATGGGGGACGGGCTGATTGTTTTGACTCGAGAAGGCCAGATTAGAGAAATCAACCAAAAAGCATTAGATATGTTAGGTTACCATAAGATGGAGGTGATGAACAAAGATTTATCCTCTTTTTTATTTTTAGTCCAAGCAGAATCTAGGATGAGGGTCTCGTATTCTTTTGATCATCAGTCGGAATCTTTTGTGGAACCGAAAAGAAGAAATAACCTCATCATCATCGCTAGCAATGGCCGCGAAACAAACGTTACGGAAACGGTCTCTCCTATATTAGATTCAAACAAAATTTTGAACGGCATTGTGATCGTATTTCGCGAGAATCCAGAATCTCAAATCCTTGTTCCACCGAAAGATGGTGAAAGTTTATATGCGAAGGTCTTCCAACTAAGTCCCATTGCCATGGCAATCTCCACCATCAAAGATGGAACTTACCTTGACATCAATCCTGCAATGGAAGCCATCTTCCGTTTTGAAAAATCAAAAGTCATCGGAAAAAAAACAGATGAATTCAAAGATTGGTGTGTTCCTGAACAAATTCAAAAGTTAAATGAAGTTTATCGGGAAAATGGAAGACTTGCAGGCGAAAGGATGTCAGTGCAACATCCTGATGGAGTCCACCATGAAGTGCTAGTCTTTAGCCAAGCGATCGAGATTTCTGGTGAACGTTTTATTCTTTGGTTTAATTTGGATGTTTCAAAAATATTGGACATCGAGGGTCGTTTGGCAAAATCCCTCGAAGAAAAAGACGTTTTATTAAAAGAACTACAACACCGAGTGAAAAATACTTTGGCGATTATCTCTGGATTACTCAACCTCGAATCGTTCAAAGTTGAAAACGAATTGGCGAAACAATCATTTTTGAATGCACAATCTCGGATCATGTCCATGTCCAAGGTATATGAAAATTTATACCAATCTGCAGATTTGGAGTCAGTAGACCTCCGCAAGTACATCGAAGATTTGGTTTATAGCCTTCATGATATATTTGTTTTGAATCCAAGTAAAATTCGATTCGATGTCAAATTAGATGACATTCGATTGGATCTCAAACGTACCTTACCCTTGGGTTTAATATTAAATGAACTATTGACCAATGCTCTGAAATATGCTTATCCAAATGAAAAGGGTGGAGACATTCGAATCCAACTTACCAAATCAAATGAGAATGTGATGTTAACGGTTGGAGACGATGGAGTAGGACTTCCGGAATCAGTGAACATTGAAAAAGGAAATCATTTTGGTTATGAACTCATTCGCAGTTTGACATCACAACTCAAAGGTGTTTTCTCATCTGTTTCCAAAAAAGGAGAAGGATTGAATATTATGATCTCTTTTCCTGTTCACACGAAAGATTAA
- the lsa14 gene encoding adhesin Lsa14, whose amino-acid sequence MKIHLLFLASLLFFFQCTGFNLLYETSANGNTNPTREYATTAPLWKGGFFYHRNTTPGPIGIGVEPKLEGKACSNSYLGMFSFGNSRIEAAKKNGNIQKVAFVDYENTGVFAGFIYHQFCTIVKGSN is encoded by the coding sequence TTGAAAATTCACTTACTATTTTTGGCCAGTTTACTCTTTTTTTTCCAATGCACTGGATTTAACTTGTTATACGAGACATCTGCGAACGGAAATACCAATCCAACTCGAGAATATGCGACAACAGCCCCCCTTTGGAAAGGTGGATTCTTTTACCATCGAAACACAACACCAGGTCCCATTGGCATTGGTGTAGAACCAAAGTTAGAAGGAAAAGCCTGTAGCAATTCTTACCTAGGAATGTTCTCTTTTGGTAACTCACGGATTGAAGCCGCCAAAAAAAATGGGAACATCCAAAAAGTTGCCTTTGTTGACTATGAAAACACAGGTGTTTTTGCCGGGTTCATTTACCACCAATTCTGTACCATCGTAAAAGGTTCTAACTAA
- a CDS encoding TRL-like family protein, producing the protein MHTFKRHNILFYITIVLSFMLFTGCAVGPTHGYIVTETQFPGTFNPENNVKADKEAKGCQYTVLYLVTYGDAGAGSVANKNGITKIATIDHSTFSLFSGLIRNYCTFVVGE; encoded by the coding sequence ATGCACACATTCAAAAGACATAATATTTTGTTTTATATAACGATCGTTTTATCATTCATGCTCTTCACGGGATGCGCTGTGGGACCTACCCATGGTTATATCGTCACCGAAACACAATTCCCAGGGACCTTTAACCCAGAGAACAATGTGAAGGCGGACAAGGAAGCGAAAGGTTGCCAATATACCGTTTTGTATTTGGTCACTTATGGAGATGCGGGAGCAGGTAGCGTAGCAAACAAAAATGGAATCACAAAAATTGCAACCATTGACCATTCCACCTTCAGTTTGTTTAGCGGACTTATCCGAAATTATTGTACCTTTGTTGTAGGCGAATAA
- a CDS encoding TRL domain-containing protein codes for MNFIKTLFLVFLLSFFTNCQSGPFPAFIYQYSTQHMIGDSTGNNLTSAKIVKFGKSCSLSGYIINVFYYGAGNSIEEATRNGNIQKVALVDRESLSILGTLFYRECIVVWGE; via the coding sequence ATGAATTTTATCAAAACTTTATTTTTAGTATTCCTTCTTTCCTTTTTTACCAATTGTCAATCGGGTCCATTCCCTGCATTTATCTATCAATACTCCACTCAACATATGATAGGTGATTCGACAGGAAACAATCTTACCTCAGCAAAGATTGTGAAATTTGGTAAATCTTGTTCATTGTCAGGTTATATCATTAATGTTTTTTACTATGGTGCAGGGAATTCGATTGAGGAAGCGACAAGGAATGGAAACATCCAAAAAGTAGCGTTAGTCGATCGAGAATCCCTTTCGATTCTAGGAACATTATTCTATAGAGAATGTATTGTAGTTTGGGGTGAATAA
- a CDS encoding 6-carboxytetrahydropterin synthase, translated as MFTQENGKFYVRIEGRFESAHFLYQYFADGTDEPIHGHSWKVEVYLEGKTNIRPDGISYDFLTARNKLLALVHSIDHILINDHPDFKGINPTSENVARWFYSGLKEEVKASDGKIQRIVIHEGPENLAFFEPET; from the coding sequence ATGTTTACCCAAGAAAACGGGAAATTTTATGTCCGTATTGAAGGCCGGTTTGAGTCCGCGCATTTCCTCTACCAGTACTTTGCCGATGGGACCGACGAGCCCATCCACGGCCATTCCTGGAAGGTTGAGGTCTATCTGGAAGGAAAAACGAACATCCGACCAGATGGGATATCCTATGACTTTTTGACAGCAAGGAACAAACTTTTGGCTCTTGTCCATTCCATCGATCACATCCTCATCAATGACCACCCTGATTTCAAAGGGATCAATCCAACTTCTGAAAATGTGGCTCGTTGGTTTTATTCTGGGTTAAAAGAAGAAGTGAAGGCTTCGGACGGGAAAATTCAGAGGATTGTCATCCACGAAGGTCCAGAAAATTTGGCCTTCTTCGAACCAGAAACCTAG
- a CDS encoding DUF1858 domain-containing protein, which produces MTESTKPRFFKEMTVGEAIAIHPEAGLVFSSYHLGGCSHCSINEVETIEQVCMGYGVEVDTLIDSLNNLFAEE; this is translated from the coding sequence ATGACTGAATCAACCAAACCACGCTTTTTTAAAGAAATGACCGTAGGCGAAGCAATCGCCATCCATCCGGAAGCGGGGCTTGTTTTCTCAAGTTACCACTTAGGTGGGTGTTCCCACTGCTCCATCAATGAAGTAGAAACGATTGAACAAGTTTGTATGGGGTATGGAGTCGAAGTAGACACACTCATTGACTCTCTTAACAATTTATTCGCTGAAGAATAA
- a CDS encoding DUF2721 domain-containing protein, whose product MDHLTYNIPGLLFPAISLLMLGFTNRFFGLASLSRQLLAEYETSKSEVLAKQIHNLRFRISLILYSQSAGIFSLILCTCSLGMIPIYNLVAWIFFAISLFCMVVSLILALIEIHLSVNALDIETKSILESPTEIKS is encoded by the coding sequence TTGGACCATTTAACGTATAACATCCCTGGTTTATTATTTCCAGCGATTTCACTTTTGATGTTAGGGTTTACCAATCGATTTTTTGGTTTGGCAAGTTTATCGAGACAACTTTTAGCCGAGTATGAAACATCTAAGTCAGAAGTCCTCGCGAAACAAATTCACAATTTACGATTTCGGATCTCTCTCATTTTATATTCGCAAAGTGCAGGAATCTTCAGTTTAATCCTTTGTACTTGTTCTCTCGGAATGATTCCGATTTATAATTTGGTTGCTTGGATCTTTTTTGCGATTTCGTTATTCTGTATGGTGGTCTCTCTTATTTTGGCTCTCATTGAAATCCATTTGTCAGTCAATGCATTGGATATCGAAACAAAATCCATTTTGGAATCTCCAACAGAAATCAAATCGTAA
- a CDS encoding zinc-dependent alcohol dehydrogenase family protein, producing the protein MRQAEIKQFGLDNLKVIEVPEPKEVGPTDVLVRLHAASLNYRDSLVVEGKYNPKFPLPLVPCSDGAGEVIQIGSQVTEWNVGDKVLLTFAPKWIAKEATHSEIRHTIGGPLPGTLRELAIVPETGLVKMPSHLTFEEGATLPCAALTAWSGLFQYSQLKPGEFVVVQGTGGVSIFALQFAKLMGAKVILTSSSDEKLDRGKSLGADFFINYKETKDWGKEVRRITNKVGADHIIEVGGAGTLEQSIAACRPFGVIHLIGILAGRSGELNLLPAVMNNLKIQGLVVGGRKAFIEMNQAIEQSGLKPVVDKVFPLENSVEAIQYLRSGSHFGKIVITI; encoded by the coding sequence ATGAGACAAGCCGAGATCAAACAATTTGGATTGGATAATTTAAAAGTCATTGAGGTTCCAGAACCAAAAGAAGTAGGTCCCACAGACGTATTGGTGCGACTGCATGCGGCCTCTCTCAATTACCGAGACTCTCTTGTTGTGGAAGGAAAGTACAACCCCAAGTTTCCTTTACCACTCGTTCCCTGTAGTGATGGGGCCGGGGAAGTGATCCAAATTGGATCCCAAGTCACGGAATGGAATGTGGGAGATAAAGTCCTTCTCACATTTGCGCCCAAATGGATCGCAAAAGAAGCAACACATTCAGAAATACGACACACCATTGGTGGGCCACTCCCAGGAACACTGAGAGAATTGGCGATAGTTCCCGAAACGGGTCTTGTTAAGATGCCATCGCATTTAACCTTCGAAGAAGGTGCGACATTGCCATGTGCAGCACTCACCGCATGGTCCGGATTATTCCAATACAGCCAACTCAAACCTGGTGAGTTTGTCGTCGTACAGGGGACAGGTGGTGTTTCTATTTTTGCCTTACAATTTGCAAAATTAATGGGTGCGAAAGTCATTTTAACATCGTCTAGTGATGAAAAACTCGATCGTGGAAAATCATTAGGCGCCGATTTTTTCATCAATTATAAAGAGACCAAGGATTGGGGGAAAGAAGTTCGACGGATCACAAATAAAGTGGGTGCTGATCATATCATCGAAGTGGGTGGAGCAGGGACATTGGAGCAATCCATTGCCGCCTGTCGGCCGTTTGGTGTGATCCATTTGATAGGAATTTTAGCTGGTCGTTCCGGGGAACTCAATTTACTTCCAGCAGTCATGAACAATTTAAAAATCCAAGGACTAGTGGTGGGTGGGAGAAAAGCCTTTATTGAAATGAACCAAGCCATCGAACAATCTGGATTAAAACCAGTCGTAGACAAAGTTTTCCCATTGGAAAACTCAGTGGAAGCCATCCAATACTTACGATCAGGTTCTCATTTTGGAAAAATTGTGATTACGATTTGA
- a CDS encoding VOC family protein: MFPRINLITLGVSDLQKASHFYETGLGWKKSLESNDKVSFFQIGALVFALFGEKDLAEDIGIPFQKRQEYSGITLAQNVESESEVDRIIGVVRSLGAEILKEPQKVFWGGYSAYFKDLDGHIFEIAHNPFFPLNGKGEIELSQ; encoded by the coding sequence ATGTTTCCTAGAATCAATTTGATCACTCTCGGGGTTTCCGATTTGCAAAAAGCATCCCATTTTTACGAAACTGGGCTTGGATGGAAAAAATCGTTAGAGAGTAACGACAAAGTTTCCTTCTTTCAAATTGGAGCTTTGGTATTTGCATTATTTGGAGAAAAGGATTTAGCAGAGGATATTGGCATCCCATTCCAAAAAAGACAAGAATATTCGGGAATTACATTGGCTCAAAATGTAGAAAGTGAATCGGAAGTGGATCGAATCATCGGAGTTGTACGTTCATTAGGTGCCGAAATTCTAAAGGAACCACAGAAAGTATTTTGGGGTGGTTATAGTGCTTACTTCAAAGACTTAGATGGTCATATTTTTGAAATTGCACACAATCCATTTTTCCCACTCAATGGGAAGGGTGAAATTGAACTGAGTCAATAG
- the ccrA gene encoding crotonyl-CoA carboxylase/reductase, protein MSNVEIVPVGELPPIGVVPKKMHAQVIRPERYGEPKTSFQSEVIDVPEIGPNEVLVATMAAGVNYNNVWAALGYPVDVIAARNKKGEPEKFHIGGSDASGIVYKVGSEVKNVKVGDEVVVHCAMWDPKDPWVLSGKDPMYAPSQIIWGYESNWGSFAQFCKVQDHQCLPRPQHLTWEASAAYMLVAATAYRMLHHWKPNDVKPGDVVLIWGGAGGLGAMAIQIVKAAGGIPIAVVSSDDKIEFCKNLGATGVINRNKFKHWGALTSEINKPEAFVEWTKQAREFGKAIWDIAGKGKNPQIVFEHPGETTLPTSVFVCETGGMVVICAGTTGFNATGDLRYLWMRQKRLQGSHFANDDNCRDLNQLVIDKKVDPVLAQTFTFDQTGECHQLMRENKHPAGNMSILVGAKTTGLGKK, encoded by the coding sequence ATGAGCAACGTAGAAATCGTACCAGTAGGGGAACTACCTCCTATTGGAGTCGTGCCAAAAAAAATGCACGCACAGGTCATTCGCCCGGAACGTTACGGCGAACCGAAAACTTCTTTCCAATCAGAAGTCATTGATGTTCCGGAGATCGGTCCGAACGAAGTTCTCGTGGCCACTATGGCTGCTGGGGTAAACTATAACAATGTTTGGGCGGCCTTAGGTTACCCTGTTGATGTCATTGCGGCACGTAATAAAAAAGGGGAACCTGAAAAGTTTCACATTGGTGGCTCTGACGCATCTGGTATCGTTTACAAAGTTGGTTCTGAAGTTAAAAATGTAAAAGTGGGGGACGAAGTAGTTGTCCACTGTGCGATGTGGGATCCGAAAGACCCATGGGTTCTTTCTGGAAAAGACCCAATGTATGCACCTTCACAAATCATCTGGGGATACGAATCAAACTGGGGATCCTTTGCACAGTTTTGCAAAGTGCAAGACCACCAGTGCCTACCACGTCCTCAACACCTAACATGGGAAGCATCTGCAGCCTATATGTTAGTTGCTGCAACCGCCTACAGAATGTTACACCACTGGAAACCGAACGATGTAAAACCTGGTGATGTTGTTTTGATATGGGGTGGAGCTGGTGGACTCGGTGCTATGGCAATCCAAATCGTAAAAGCAGCTGGTGGAATTCCAATCGCAGTTGTATCATCTGATGATAAAATTGAATTCTGTAAAAACTTAGGTGCTACTGGTGTCATCAACCGTAATAAGTTCAAACATTGGGGTGCTCTCACTTCTGAAATCAACAAACCAGAAGCTTTTGTTGAGTGGACCAAACAAGCACGTGAGTTTGGAAAAGCAATTTGGGACATCGCAGGCAAAGGCAAAAATCCACAAATCGTTTTTGAACACCCAGGCGAAACAACACTTCCTACTTCTGTATTTGTATGTGAAACTGGTGGTATGGTTGTGATATGTGCGGGAACAACAGGTTTCAATGCAACGGGTGATTTACGTTACCTTTGGATGAGACAAAAACGTCTGCAAGGTTCTCACTTCGCAAACGATGACAACTGCCGTGACCTCAACCAATTGGTGATTGATAAAAAAGTGGATCCAGTATTGGCTCAAACGTTTACTTTCGATCAAACAGGTGAATGCCACCAATTGATGCGTGAAAACAAACACCCAGCAGGAAACATGTCAATCCTCGTTGGTGCAAAAACGACAGGTTTGGGAAAGAAGTAA
- a CDS encoding LIC11086 family outer membrane transporter: MKELKQKTKRRNFIFSFILILVLFWNFSIHSHHTGSSDSPNATARFVDPFTGKREKPTNYLVMTQDYYQSTRENSHLFTTTAFAELNFFDGRFALNASVPWNYYQQRGREDAARIGKTYLGFKYQPFFDLDKPYFFVIEGAVGFPSGPDTDRFTGGNYYTGSGFIKLGYLYERWSFVTKIGGLNPLSRPQPNNLQDNDGIPFYFRKPSATPPEPEYEFKKTTLISAYVTYYLMPEISVFTGVLYRNPYNGVDYSKEKDKANPSYFTEASVGFSWNFSEKYNMSLAYRYPLQRDREYRLYQSAWTFAFSMEWGSD, encoded by the coding sequence ATGAAAGAATTGAAACAAAAAACAAAACGCAGGAATTTCATTTTTTCATTTATTCTCATTTTGGTTTTATTTTGGAATTTCTCAATACATTCGCATCACACGGGTTCGTCGGACAGTCCGAATGCGACTGCCAGGTTTGTGGATCCATTTACGGGCAAACGAGAAAAACCAACCAATTATTTGGTGATGACCCAAGACTATTACCAATCCACAAGAGAGAATAGCCATCTCTTCACAACCACTGCGTTTGCGGAATTGAATTTTTTTGATGGAAGGTTTGCACTCAATGCTTCTGTTCCGTGGAATTATTACCAACAACGTGGTAGAGAAGATGCAGCGAGGATTGGGAAAACCTATTTAGGTTTTAAGTACCAACCATTCTTTGATTTGGACAAACCTTACTTTTTTGTGATCGAAGGGGCGGTTGGTTTTCCAAGTGGTCCCGATACGGATCGGTTCACTGGAGGAAATTATTATACAGGATCTGGATTTATTAAACTCGGATACTTATATGAAAGATGGTCTTTTGTGACAAAGATCGGAGGACTCAATCCTCTCTCTAGACCACAGCCGAATAACTTACAAGATAACGATGGAATTCCTTTTTATTTTCGAAAACCTTCGGCCACTCCACCAGAACCCGAATACGAATTCAAAAAAACGACACTCATTTCGGCGTATGTGACGTATTATTTGATGCCAGAGATTTCCGTATTCACAGGAGTTTTGTATCGAAATCCGTATAATGGAGTCGATTATTCTAAAGAAAAAGACAAAGCGAATCCATCGTATTTTACTGAGGCGAGTGTTGGATTTTCTTGGAATTTTTCTGAAAAATACAACATGAGTTTAGCATATCGTTATCCGTTGCAACGTGACCGAGAATACAGGTTATACCAGTCTGCTTGGACATTTGCCTTCTCGATGGAGTGGGGAAGCGATTGA
- a CDS encoding MbnH family di-heme enzyme, with the protein MNFMKLRISLLSVLMIGCSILPFQKEESNNDLLLAALGILATASDWVWDLPPGFPVPNVPSDNPMTKAKVELGRHLFNEKVLSGDETMSCGSCHIQSLAFADGKDFPTGITNDAHPRNSQHLSNVAYLPRLTWSNPKMSSLEIQARAPMFGESPIELGLSSNAFLDKLKSKSIYKTLFANAYGNAETAVNEQNVRFAIASFQRSMISGNSKYDQYAFRNNKSALNASEIRGLNLFNGEVAECFHCHGGFNFTDTSFHGGAQEEFFYHSNGIHDDAYYAARPSNKRGLYDLTGIAADTGKFRAPSLRNIGVTYPYMHDGSFMCDDANNPNITMGKTKTDCARDALTKVVDHYRSGGQNHSGKDATLIRAFTITNSQRDDMVNFLLTLTDDEFLTNPKFASPF; encoded by the coding sequence ATGAATTTTATGAAACTGAGAATTTCACTTCTATCTGTTTTGATGATTGGCTGTAGTATATTGCCTTTTCAAAAAGAAGAATCAAACAATGACTTACTTTTAGCTGCCCTCGGAATTTTGGCAACGGCTTCCGATTGGGTTTGGGACTTACCTCCAGGTTTTCCCGTTCCGAATGTTCCTTCTGACAATCCGATGACCAAAGCAAAAGTCGAACTCGGAAGGCATCTATTCAATGAAAAGGTACTTTCCGGTGATGAGACTATGTCTTGCGGAAGTTGCCACATCCAATCTCTTGCGTTTGCAGATGGAAAGGATTTTCCCACGGGAATCACCAACGATGCACATCCGAGAAATTCACAACATTTATCCAATGTGGCGTATCTACCTCGGTTGACTTGGAGCAATCCCAAGATGTCAAGTTTGGAAATCCAAGCAAGGGCACCGATGTTTGGCGAAAGTCCGATCGAACTTGGGCTTTCTTCGAATGCGTTCTTAGATAAATTAAAATCCAAATCGATTTACAAGACACTTTTTGCGAATGCCTATGGAAATGCCGAGACAGCGGTGAATGAACAGAATGTTAGGTTTGCAATTGCAAGTTTCCAAAGGTCAATGATCTCGGGGAATTCTAAGTATGACCAATATGCATTTCGTAACAATAAATCAGCCTTAAATGCTTCTGAAATCCGAGGGTTAAATCTTTTTAATGGAGAAGTCGCTGAGTGTTTCCATTGCCATGGTGGTTTTAATTTTACTGACACATCGTTTCATGGAGGTGCTCAAGAAGAGTTCTTCTATCATAGCAATGGGATTCATGATGACGCGTATTATGCGGCTCGCCCGAGTAACAAACGTGGGTTATATGATCTAACTGGGATCGCAGCAGATACTGGAAAATTCAGAGCACCATCGTTACGGAATATTGGTGTCACTTACCCTTATATGCATGATGGAAGTTTTATGTGTGATGATGCAAACAATCCAAATATCACCATGGGAAAAACGAAAACGGATTGTGCTCGGGATGCTTTGACAAAAGTAGTCGACCATTATCGCTCTGGGGGACAAAATCATAGCGGAAAAGATGCGACACTGATTCGCGCGTTCACGATCACAAATTCTCAGAGGGATGATATGGTAAACTTCCTACTCACCCTCACCGACGATGAATTCCTAACCAACCCAAAATTTGCGAGTCCATTTTGA
- a CDS encoding MbnP family copper-binding protein, with amino-acid sequence MKLLKTIIVFFSLLVLVSCEKTSGPDDNQTLALLALAVPQSVNLNFEALANGQNLVTGSNITADGRTVQFRDFRMYISEVKFVRADGTTADVTLSTDNLWQSNGVALVDLETTQTTETNSKVSGSVSAGNYTGVQFTVGVPETLNHLDRTNQISPLNNGSMYWSWTGGYKHAKIEFSFNAPTNWTSLHLGSTNCSGAPNYGNCTNKYRANITLSGISNINALTVSMNLDQLIKDHSPGAVNVSCMPGGGTADCQPLIRAFGLNVTSGAMDTSISQRVFSLK; translated from the coding sequence ATGAAATTATTAAAAACAATTATTGTATTTTTTTCTCTTTTGGTTTTGGTTTCGTGTGAGAAAACTTCAGGGCCCGATGACAATCAAACTTTGGCGCTATTGGCCTTGGCAGTACCACAGTCGGTAAATTTAAACTTTGAAGCTTTGGCAAATGGCCAAAATTTGGTGACAGGTTCGAATATTACTGCTGATGGAAGGACTGTGCAATTTCGAGACTTTCGCATGTATATTTCCGAAGTAAAATTTGTTCGTGCTGATGGTACAACAGCGGATGTAACATTATCGACAGATAATCTTTGGCAATCCAATGGTGTCGCACTTGTCGATTTGGAGACAACCCAAACAACAGAAACAAATTCAAAAGTGAGTGGTTCTGTTTCTGCTGGAAATTATACTGGGGTCCAATTCACCGTTGGAGTTCCTGAGACTTTAAATCACCTTGATAGAACGAACCAAATCTCTCCTCTCAATAACGGTTCTATGTATTGGTCATGGACTGGCGGATACAAACATGCTAAAATCGAATTTAGTTTTAACGCTCCGACAAACTGGACTAGTTTACACCTCGGTTCGACAAATTGCAGTGGTGCACCGAATTACGGTAATTGCACGAATAAATATCGTGCTAACATAACGTTAAGTGGAATTTCGAACATTAATGCTCTGACAGTCTCCATGAATTTGGATCAACTGATTAAAGATCACAGCCCAGGAGCAGTCAATGTTTCTTGTATGCCTGGAGGTGGGACAGCAGATTGCCAACCTTTGATTAGAGCCTTTGGTTTGAACGTAACAAGTGGTGCTATGGATACTTCTATTTCACAACGCGTATTTAGTTTAAAGTAA